CACAGGTTCTGCAGCCCAGGCAGAAAGAGACTGTTGGAGTTGCCATTGAAGAGATCTTCCAACATATCTTCTACATCTTTAGCAAAAATCTGACTCTAGCTGCCTGGGATGGGACAGCTTTGGATGAGTTCCAAAATGGACTTTATCTGCAAATTGAGCAGTTGGAGGCATGTGTAATCAAAAAGCACACCCACTACCGTCGGAGTAAAGAAGCCAGCAGGCTGAAACTGAAAAAGTACTTCCAAAAAATAGACTCTTTTCTTAAATACAAACAACACGACCTGTGCTCTTGGGAGATCAGCCGTGCAGAAATGAGAAGATGTCTCCAATTGATTGATAAGGTGACAAGGAAGCTTAAAAACTAAGGTACAAAGATTTTAACCTCACataatttataatatttataaacaaatattataaatagcatttattttttgttctgtgatCTATCTTGTGGCAGTGCTCTagttaatttttattgtatttaaataatcatgcttctgaaattaaattttgaaaatgtaatgcATTATTCAATGTAATGTAATTTGTTTCCTTGATAAGCAAGGTGTCTACTCTAGCTATAAATTAATCTATATGAATTTTCAGTGAGGGTTACTTTCTAGGAAGGTGTTTTCTGCTGAGAAAACATGCAGCTACTTTCCATCTCTATTTCACCTACAAGTAGAGAATCACATATTTGTGAATGAACTACGCACCCTATGCCTCATTGCTAGATCTGTACTGATTCAGACTGCATCAAAGATTAAGTAGTACATTGCTTATTTAAGTGGTCCTGACTTAGGGTGAGaatatgcatttttctttgaaagtttgTATCCTCTTTTCCAAgcatgcaattttttttacatttgagTAATTCTAACATTTGCTTTGTTCAAAGATGTAAAGTAATTATAGAAGGATTTGTCTACATAGTACATTTTTTGCAGTAGCTGTGGCTTCTGTAGTAACTTCCCAATTGGACAGTGTTACTTTTAATTGAAATATATTTACCTGTAACTATGTGGGGGCAAGGCTTTTATTCCTTCCTGCAGTGTTTCCAATTCACTTCAACTTTATTCAAAAGATTATTTGAAATAACTTTTCTATGCAAAAGTACCCTAAAGCCACATCTGCCAGGGGCACATTCTACTTGCTGATGGGTATATTCATCCTGGCTACTGCAATCTCAAACATCACCATCCAGTGCTGTGCTTTATTGCTGCATGAAATCTGcctctttctctttgctttctaaTTGAATCACATAGACGTATAGCCCTCCAATTAATTTCCCCTCCAAACCACAcagctttcagaaataattacaaTATAATCAAATTCTTTAAAACATCTTGCAGTAAAACTGGGCCTGGATTTTACCCTTGGGAAATTGTCCCTGGGTAACTCCATTTCGAATGGTGTGCTTTCCCTCATCACTTGCTGTGAGGGGAACAGAGCTATACCAAGGCTCTTTCACTGAAAGAATAGAGTTAAAACTTTGGTAAAAGCCCCGCAacttaacaacaaaaaaaaaatctgtggccACCCCGATGTACATTTGGCACAGGCTTCTGTGTCTGGCATAAAGAAGCAGAGGAGAGAGCATGTCTGTGGATCCCAAAAGAGGGTGGTGTGAGTCCTGGaaggctggaattgccagaggtTGGTTTAAGCATCAGGTAAGGAACaactttaaagtattttctgatCTCCAGCCATTCAGAGAAATATCAGTGAAAGTGGAGCTAATAAAAAGGTGCATCTAAGCAAAAAATGGACTGGTATGAACAGCAGTGATGGTGCATGGGGTCCCAGGTATCATATCTATGACACAGGTCTCTTTTGCAGGGTGTCCATACTGTCCTCTCTACCACCCATGGATGCAAGGTAAAGAAGAGATGGCAGACATGGATCTCATGGATCAAGCTGAAAtaccagaaataaaaccagctaGCAACTTCACCATGAtctggaacaaaaaaaaggacCAAAAAACCAGAGTAAATATTCAGAGTAATTTTTCCCACCTGGTGACACCCTGCCACAAAtgttacagaaaaatgtgtatttcttgGGCTTCGTAACTAAGCACACTTGAAATGGACCCACCTTGGCACTGTTTCAAATCTTTCctgttgcttgttttgttttgtagttCTTCAAATATGTACAATAAAATGACATTCAGCCTGCTTACTCTTCTGGCTCTGATATCCTTGGGTGGGTTTTACAATGCAGAAAACTGTTATTGAAGTGGTCTTACTTTTACCAAAATTTGGAaataacatgaaatatttttcagctgctCTCTTGTAAGGGATTCCAGTTTTTATTGGCTAACTTGTCTGCAACTGGAATATGTTCATTTATGGCCCACTAGTTGTTCAGAGACTTTCGTATCATCAGGTTTACTTTTTAATTCATAGCTGTCCTTAAATATCTCATCAccaaataaaaatctgttttgatgTATTTCAGTCAACACAGTACTttgcagtgcagaaaaaaaaccagagtgGGCTCTAGAGGGCAAAGTGAAATTAGAGACAAATGTAAGAATTGAGGTGAATGTTCATGTGTTTTGGCAAGACAGTGTTTCAGCTCTCTATGAGTGCGCTTATCAATAAAGTGCTACTGGTCCACAGAAGggaattgaaagaaaaattcattatTCTTGAAAAACAAGAAGATCTCAGAGATGATGGACAGGAGCTCATAAAGCAACATTTGATTCCAGTTACTTTTTGGCCAGCTGTGAGGcaacagaaattatttgtattGAGACAATATCTAGAAGACACATTTAAAGATGGGGACCCTGGAATAGTCATAGTTACTgaacaaataaaaaggaaaaagaaaattgcaagCCAGTATgcctttgttttattcttttaaagaaaggtaAGGATTCTTAAGGGTAAGGTAAAAATGATAGAGATTTAGAAGATCATCTCTCTTCACCTTGCCCTTGTAACATTTTGGAGTCATATGTATTAGCTGCATATTATGCCCCTGTCTAGCTGAAACCCTCTGGTATTTCTTCCAGTTAGTATTTTTCTACAAGTTAAACAGATGAGGCAAATATATACATtattttcaaatggaaattaataaaatagtGGATGTGAAGTCTCAAATCCCCGTGGGAAATTCAGCACAGATGAAACAAGATCCTTCCAAGATGGGACTGATCATAAGCCAAGAAGCTTCATAAATTTTTCCATAAGACTCACACACCAGTGCCATGCAGCACAGATTCACGGCTGTGGCTGTTTTCACGTCTAGTGTCACAGCATCTTGTTTATCCATGTTGTGCTGGACTTAGTTGTGCTTCACTTTTGGGGACACTAAAATTGGTAAGTTTTCATCTACACAGAGTTAGTTTTCTGGAGTGGATTTATGGGACTGGGGTCAAAAGCCTTGTCTTCCATGTGAAGTTTCAGAATAGCTACAGCAGAACTGAAGAATGCTTATTCCAgactttattttggaaaaaatgatTCACAAGACACAGTCAACTATCAACTACAGCTGTTCAAAGCCCTCTGTCCATGGGTTTGGCTTGTTCCATCAGCTctggtttaatttttaagttggggaaataaaaagaagcaaacccaaaccagaaaaaaagtcCCAAAGCAAAACAGGACAAAAGCCTGTGGAAATAAGTCTCTGAACAATCACTCAGGTTTAGCTCTTGTTGCTTGTccttcagagcagccctggggaaatTACAGGGGTGGCTGTGGTGGAGCAGGCAGACAaacactggggctgggggatgTGGGAGGGAAACGGGATCAGTAACTGCTCATGGGAAGACAGTGCCCACAGACTACTGCGTACTGCTGGTCCTCACCCCTTCCAGTCCAGTCTGCCCCTTGTCAGGGCTAGCCCTAATCTGTTTCCCCCCTCCCAGTTGTGGAGGAACACTGGGTTCTTCCAGGGTGCAATCAGAGGGAAGACCAATATATGAGAGTGAAAAAGATAGAGTAAATCCTGAAAGAAGGTGTCAGTTCTCAGTTTTAACTGACAGAATGAATTTACTTTGCTTCAGAAATTTAATGCAAAGCAAAAAATTGTGAACTATGAAAGTAAGATCGCAACTGATACTTTCCAACAAGGTGACTGGTTTTTAATATTCAAAAATCTTCTAATCTTCATAGAGGCAGGGATGAGTCATTTGTACCATCATTTCCCACTTCTACTGACATCGTGATATCCTTAGGAAGGTGCAAGGGCTTTTTTAGTGCTGAGAGTTCCCAGAGGAGTAAACATCTGACAGGGAATGTGAGGACAATCTTTCTTCTCAACCTTCacccatcccagtgccacagcccagcctgcaaTCTAGAGGGAAGCTGCAGTGCTACTGTGGGGCTGCCCCCCTGCAGCCACACACTGCCAACCCCACCATGCTTCCAAACACCATTCAGACTCTTCATTCACTGTGTCCTGAATTAATTCCTCTTCTCTCTGTATGACTTCAAAATTGAAAATCCCATCTCATGTGAACTGGTAACTCTCTGGTTTAATTTCAGtggagctgaggaagaagcaATGGCAAATGATGAGCAGATGAGCGCAGGGAAATTCATGTCCTGCCTCAGTTCTCTACACAAGAGGCTGCAAGGTTAGTTCACCTCCTAAGACCAACCTTGTTGAGCCCAAGTGCTCACAGTTACAATCCTAAAACCATGTTACCTTCAGCAATGAGGAATTCAGTGTTCTaagcaaataattttgtctGCTTTTGAATGTGTAAAAGCAAACACAGTTAACActctcttctgaaaaataactGTTAAAGCATTGAAGAGCATTTGCAAAGTCAAAATCCACACTAAGGAGATTAACTACTGAGATTTTAAATAGCATATCTGGCCCCTGCACACCAGTTACCACCACATCTACTCACTGTAACTCTCACTGTCAACTATTCCCCAAGTTTCTTATCTTGGTAGACCAGAACCTGCACAGCTTCCTCTGGACTTAGCTGGAGTACTGTGTGTTACAATTCCCAAAAAGGAAATATCTTGACAGACATATTAACATAAAacagaaagcttttctttgaCAAAATAATAAAGCCTATTTGACTTCAACTATTTTTCAAAACGTTGCTCACTCTTTAAGCAATTAATATACTTTCTTTTCGAGTCTCTTTGGATTGAGCTATACTCTGTTCTGGTCTCTACTTTTTGGGAAAAGCTCATATTGGCCATAACAGACTTTTTCTTGTGATtataacattttaataattaaaaataagttcctgctgcctgcagtaGAACTCACAGTGTTGTCCTTGTTACAAGCATTAAATCCTGTCAGAGCTACTCATATTTAAAAAGGATTTATGTTGGACATGATTACTGGTCATTAGAAGTATTTCAAGGAACTAAGCACTtagtttgctttctcttttttcttctttttttttcttcccagctccccacagaTCACTATTTCTACAAACCATTAAATTCCTATAAAATGTCATAACCTATTATCACAACTTCTGTTATGAGTGACTTGGTGAGGACTAACACTTTAAATAAAGGGAAATATCCCAGCCCATCTAGTAGTATTTCCTCTTTATTATTGTAGCAACATATTTGATGGTTTCTGGGTCTCATCCAGCAATGAAACTGAGAGCAGTGAATTGGGAGGCACAGATACTGTAGAAACATGATTAATTTCAAGACTGGGTATGTCTTTGATATTTAGTTAATCTTTTCACAGCCTCCCAAGCAAAACCTGTGAATTTCCCACTCTGCTGGAAAGAGGCTGGTTGGGAATGAGAAGGAAGGACGTGATAAAGGATAAAGGCtaggggttttttaatggaaatcagAGATGCTATTTACACTGctccctgaaagaaaaatgaattgtAAAAAATTGTTAccctgaaaaaataattatattgtCCCTGAATATGCAGATTCAAATTCCTTAAGAACAGTAAAATCAGGTTATAATAATCAGCCTAAAAAGTCATCCTTTACATCATAAAAATAAGTTGCTTCCATGTAGaaagattttaatgaaaaacagcATAAAGGTGTGCTACAGAAACACAATGGTTTGCATTTTTATCCTatgcagagaagagaaagagtAGCTTCTTATTTTTTACCTCAGCCTGGGCATTAGGGTAATATTGTAGCCTCAATGCTTGAAATCATTGCTTGAAAATAATGAATCCCCCAAATCAACATATTCCCATAGAGCTGTGGGGCTGGTTGCAAGTACACAGGTCAATCTAGAGGCCATAGGACCTGCTCCCTCAGACGCTCACAGGAACTGACAAGTAAGGAGGGCAAGGCTGCCATGTCTTCTCCAAGTGACATTTTGGGAGGTCTGGACAGGAAAGGTGGCAAAATGCAAAAGGTTACACGAAGTCTAACAGACTGGCCAGGATcctcttttttctccaaaagCATTTCCAAACGTCTTTTTTCACCTGATGAAATTGTAAAGCTAACCCCCCTGCCAGCTGTGTATCTATTGGGTGGACCCTTGTGGCATAATGCTTGCTCCCCTAGTACAGCTCTTCTTACCCTAAAGCAGCCAGGAACTTTGGTGTGACTGTCTCTGTTAGATGACACCAGCAAGTCAGCTCTGTTGGGcaggacctgtttgcaagccaAGGTCTCTGCTGAATTTATAAAATCTCCTGGGTGTAAgtgtgaagctggcacagctgctgcttcctctttttcccaGCTTGAGAGTACAGACAAAAGCACTGACACTTTTCCCCATTACTTGCTTGCAGTGAAGATGACtttgcttcagctgctgcctccacacAGCCTCCCTTTCCTCACTAGCAGTCTTGGTCACACAACATAGACATCATCCAGCACTGTGCAAATAACTCCACCTGCTAGTGAGAAGTAAGAGTGGCCAGTGCAGCACTGTATCAGCCCCATGGCCCCCAGGCAGCCCAGGATTTATGCTTTTACTTTAGCTGAGGTGAATAGCATGGGAGTGTGTGCTTACAGCTAAGCACACGTTTCAGAGCTGTGACTTACCAGTGCTTAAAATAGTATAATCTAGCCAACTCTGGCCAACACAGTAGAATTCAGACTCAACAGGCTTGAATTCACATAGCCAAAAAATCTAATATTGGAAGAAGGGAGACATAAAGTTACCAggaacactgaaaattaattttaagacacatggtttcttttcttaaaaacacaCCTGTGTATTGCTTTTATAGCAAGGATTTAGAAACAAAAGCTCTGCGTAAAAGGAACAGATGTTTTAGCCTGGTGATGTTTCCTgtttgaagagaaagaaattctttctgtaTCACATGAAACATTTCAGGATTGCCATTAACTTTCTACATAAAGCATCCCTTTGCAAAGGTTCCTGACAGAAGCACCATGCCCAGATAGAATGTATATTCCCCACCTCATGATGCAGGGAAATCAAATGCAGCTAAAATGTGTTTAGATTTTGAAAAACACAGGAGACTTGATCTTAACATTAGAAGCTGAACAGTCGTAAAGCTTGTTTTAAGAGAGGCCAGCAGCAATATACAGAGAATTTTTTGATGCTGGATAAGTAGTTTCTAGACAGAAGTTAGTCTGCAAGAGAATAGCTAGAGTGGAgaagaaagtttattttccacAAATAAAAAGGTAGATTTTTTCCAGGACTTACTCTCTGGTTCCCATATCCAGCTAACATGTGTTTCAACAGTGCCatttaatatttcctttcctctgaaTGTCCTTGCAGCACACAAaagtgttaaatattttaagcatgAAAGCCTTTCTTGAACTCTGTGTGCCTAGAAGCATCCCCACCTCTTTCTAGTCTAATAAAAGCTGTTACCTGTTACTTTCTCCTGCTCATCACAGTATAAAACCACCACTGCAAATCACACAGCTAAAGGGACCTCACatgtgttttcaaataaaagttGTATGCAGAAAAAACTCAAGAATTTAGAGAAGGATTTCTTGTACTAAGGAATAGCATAAGGTCTGATTGGCCAGATCAACTTCAATCCACTGGCTGAATTGTATTCTACATCTCCCAAAGGAGAACTTGAATATATATGCAGTGATTGATTTACGAGCCCTGTACCTTGGCTGCATTGCTACAGTGCATTGCCACTCAAATGTGTGCATTAATAGGAGCATTATAGTTCAGGTGAGAAGTACACCTTTGAAGTGAATTTTCTAGTCATTGCCCCTTTCCATGCCACATTCCTCATCACAGAGTAGGCATCAACATCCTTCCTTTTGGAGGACAACATCACTCCTTTCATATGTCACCACcccaggagatttttttttcaccagggAATGAGCATCAACTCCACAGGGCCAcactgctgccaaaggaaagcCCTCAAAATGCTTCAGTGGTGGGCAGCACCTCCCTAGCACTAGTCAGgtgcagctgcctcagctgcccctgcctcctgccaggcTGTGTCAGGAGTGGCCACCATCACGGACAGGAACTGGAATCCAGCCTGGAAGCCCTGGCAGGTGCCCTtgtgtattgggtttgcatggcctggGTTTTTGGTAGCAGTAGGGGCTATAGGGGTGagttctgtgagaagctgccagaagcttcccccacatctggcagagccaatctcTGGTGGCTCCAAAGATGGACCCACCGCTGACCACAGCTGGGCCAATTAGAAGtggtggtaatgcctctgtgataacaggtttaagaagaaataaaaaaataagttgtTGTGCAGTTGTAACTGCAGCCAGAAAAGAGCagggtgagaacatgtgagaggaacaactctgcagacaccaaggtcagagcagaaggagggacaggaggtgctccaggtgctggagctgggatttccctgcagcccatggtgcagaccatggtgaagcagctgtgcccctgcagcccctgggtccatgggggatgcagagatccacccacagcccatggaggagccccacgctggagcaggcgGATACCTCAGatgaggctgtgatccagtggaagacccagtggagagaggggtgctgctcccaggctggagcagcttgtccttggaggactgcaccctgtggaagagtgacccatgccGCAGCACTTTGGGGAGCACTGTTGCTggtgggatggactcacattGCAGCAGGTCACACAGAGCTGTTGCTCATGAGATGGagccacactggagaagttttCAGTGAtctgtctcccgtgggagggaccccagggtgcagcaggggaatgacccctctccctgagcagcgggAGAAGCCACgagtgatgaactgaccaaaacccccatTCGCTGTCTCCTTGCACCACTGGGGTAGGAGGTAGagctggaaggaggaggggttgggggaagGTGgttttttaagggcttattttacttctcattatcctgcccTGATTTTGTTAGTAGTAAGTTCACTTCATATCCCTAAGtcgagcctgttttgcccatgatgggaTTTGCTGAGGgatctctcctggtccttacCACAACCCATGAACCCTTCGTTAAATTATCTGttctctgtccagctgcagagaggagtgagtgagcagctttCATGGCATTGAGACAGTGTCAACCCCCGACACTTTATCACCTATGTTAGCCAACAAGGTTTTGCACGTCACAAAGCTATGtgagctttgtttcttttaggTATTCGAAAAGAGATGTTCTTTCTGCTCCTGGATCTTGTTACAGTGGTTACAGTGGTGAGCTGCACTCCTGACAGCATTAGTCACTCCAGTTGTCCTCCCACAGGCAGGCAGTGTGGAGGCTGTTTGCAAGAGCTCAGCTAAGCCTTTCAATAATGGTATGTTTAATTGCCTAACTCTCTATTTAACACTGATATATTATTTCCTCCTGAGAAAGACAGAAACTCTTTAGCCTAGAAAAAGATGATTCTGAAGTAGTGAAAGTAAGCTGCCACATGGCAGGAAAGCCAGTTGTAACTGTGTGACCCTTGTGCTCAGGTCTCAGGTGGGA
This genomic stretch from Corvus hawaiiensis isolate bCorHaw1 chromosome Z, bCorHaw1.pri.cur, whole genome shotgun sequence harbors:
- the LOC125319408 gene encoding interferon alpha-2-like; this translates as MNTIGLIQIGLILSCTTIISSLQCNHLPLQQRKVIENSLRLLDKMGKKFPQQCLREKMSFKFPTQVLQPRQKETVGVAIEEIFQHIFYIFSKNLTLAAWDGTALDEFQNGLYLQIEQLEACVIKKHTHYRRSKEASRLKLKKYFQKIDSFLKYKQHDLCSWEISRAEMRRCLQLIDKVTRKLKN